A genome region from Bacillaceae bacterium IKA-2 includes the following:
- the ylbD gene encoding spore coat protein YlbD: MKKTKIDPTVKEFKQFVKQHPLLIKKVREGSKRWQDFYEEWTILGENDQIWEQYKKNSGEEEAGATDSPEETVEETKKEKAQLSDLLSILKSININDVQNHVKNLSGIMATVQSLLNSFQSNPGQQASRDQQDQPNQQNQQNQQNQQQPFNFRQF; this comes from the coding sequence TTGAAAAAAACTAAAATAGACCCAACTGTTAAAGAGTTTAAACAATTTGTTAAACAACATCCATTATTAATTAAAAAGGTGAGGGAAGGAAGCAAAAGATGGCAAGACTTTTATGAAGAGTGGACAATTTTAGGTGAAAATGATCAGATCTGGGAGCAGTATAAAAAAAATAGTGGTGAGGAAGAAGCAGGAGCAACGGATTCACCAGAAGAAACAGTAGAAGAAACGAAAAAGGAAAAAGCACAACTCAGCGATCTTTTATCAATATTAAAATCTATAAATATCAATGATGTCCAAAATCACGTAAAAAATCTTAGTGGAATTATGGCTACTGTTCAAAGTTTATTAAACTCTTTTCAGTCCAATCCTGGACAACAAGCGTCTCGAGATCAACAAGACCAACCAAATCAACAAAATCAACAAAATCAACAAAATCAACAACAGCCATTTAACTTTCGCCAATTTTAA
- a CDS encoding YlbE-like family protein, translated as MRQEIQLYLSQRRDVKQFVRNNPQWYRYLSRNPQSISELDEQVKYYYGKTFPQKLDRFQSNLNMAMMLFNMARGK; from the coding sequence ATGAGACAAGAGATACAACTATATTTAAGCCAACGTCGAGACGTGAAGCAATTTGTTAGAAATAATCCACAGTGGTATCGCTATTTATCACGAAATCCTCAATCAATATCGGAATTAGATGAGCAGGTAAAATATTATTATGGAAAAACTTTTCCACAAAAATTAGATCGGTTTCAATCTAACTTAAATATGGCAATGATGCTGTTTAATATGGCTAGAGGCAAATAA